One Gemmatimonadota bacterium genomic region harbors:
- a CDS encoding bifunctional homocysteine S-methyltransferase/methylenetetrahydrofolate reductase translates to MARDALIHRLVDPDTVVMFDGAMGTMLYARGVFINQCYDELNVRAPDLVREIHTAYVQAGADAIETNSFGANRIKLTPFGLQEEVVAINTAAARLAREAAGENHLVAGAVGPLGVRLEPYGPTSLDEAHDAFAEQMQGLAAGGADCFLLETFWDLDEIAQAVRAARDVDPSMPVIAHMTIGLDGVTTYGASPEAIAAHLDALGVDVIGLNCSVGPQTILEAIEKMAAVTSRKLGAMPNAGMPREVGGRHMYMASPEYMATYARHLVQAGAKVIGGCCGTTPDHIKAMVEGIRPLVPRLAATHHATPRTTPTGTTAVTAKPRGVDPVPFAERSRLAGKIARGEFVTSVEIVPPRGVDASRMIADCTALKAAGVDAVNVPDGPRAQSRMGAMMCSVLIEQQVGLETVCHYACRDRNLLGMLSDLLGGAAIGLRNILLITGDPPKMGPYPDATAVFDIDAIGLTNLVRNLNHGLDPGGNAIGAPTRYAIGVGVNPAAVDPALERRRFAWKVEAGAEYAITQPVFDVAQLEHFLARMDEPCLPIIAGIWPLVSVRNAEFLANEVPGVVVPDSVITRMRRANERSREHAVQEGIAIAREMFEAVRGAVQGVQVSAPFGKVELALSVCGG, encoded by the coding sequence ATGGCACGCGATGCCCTGATCCACCGCCTGGTCGACCCCGACACGGTCGTGATGTTCGACGGCGCGATGGGCACGATGTTGTACGCACGCGGGGTGTTCATCAACCAGTGCTACGATGAGCTGAACGTGCGGGCCCCGGACCTCGTCCGCGAGATCCACACCGCCTACGTGCAAGCGGGCGCAGACGCGATCGAAACGAACTCGTTCGGCGCCAATCGCATCAAGCTGACGCCGTTTGGCCTGCAGGAAGAGGTGGTCGCGATCAACACCGCCGCCGCGCGCCTCGCGCGTGAGGCCGCCGGGGAGAACCATCTCGTCGCCGGCGCCGTAGGCCCGCTTGGCGTGCGACTCGAACCCTACGGCCCGACCTCACTCGACGAGGCGCACGACGCCTTTGCCGAACAGATGCAGGGGCTCGCGGCCGGCGGCGCGGATTGCTTCCTTCTGGAGACCTTTTGGGACCTCGATGAGATCGCCCAGGCCGTGCGCGCGGCGCGCGACGTCGATCCGTCGATGCCGGTGATCGCGCACATGACGATCGGACTCGACGGGGTGACGACGTACGGCGCCTCGCCGGAGGCGATTGCCGCACACCTGGACGCCCTGGGGGTGGACGTGATCGGACTGAACTGCTCGGTCGGTCCGCAGACCATCCTCGAGGCCATCGAGAAGATGGCGGCGGTGACATCCCGCAAGCTGGGCGCCATGCCTAACGCTGGCATGCCCCGCGAGGTCGGCGGTCGCCATATGTACATGGCCAGCCCGGAGTACATGGCGACGTACGCGCGACACCTGGTGCAGGCCGGGGCGAAAGTCATCGGCGGGTGTTGCGGCACGACCCCCGACCACATCAAGGCCATGGTCGAGGGGATCCGTCCCCTGGTACCGCGCCTCGCGGCCACGCACCACGCCACGCCGCGCACGACACCGACGGGCACCACCGCTGTGACCGCGAAGCCGCGCGGTGTGGACCCGGTCCCGTTCGCCGAACGGTCACGACTCGCCGGGAAGATCGCCCGCGGGGAGTTTGTCACGTCCGTGGAGATCGTCCCCCCGCGCGGCGTGGACGCGAGCCGGATGATCGCCGACTGTACGGCCCTCAAGGCCGCCGGGGTGGACGCCGTCAACGTGCCCGACGGCCCCCGCGCGCAGAGTCGAATGGGCGCCATGATGTGCTCGGTGCTCATCGAACAACAGGTCGGCCTCGAGACGGTGTGCCACTACGCGTGCCGCGACCGCAACCTGCTCGGCATGCTCTCCGACCTGCTCGGTGGTGCCGCCATTGGGCTCCGGAACATCCTCCTGATCACCGGCGATCCGCCCAAGATGGGACCCTATCCGGACGCCACCGCGGTCTTCGACATCGATGCGATCGGGCTGACGAACCTCGTCCGCAACCTCAATCACGGGCTCGACCCCGGCGGCAACGCCATCGGCGCGCCCACGCGGTACGCCATTGGCGTCGGGGTGAATCCGGCCGCCGTGGATCCGGCGCTTGAGCGCCGACGCTTCGCGTGGAAGGTGGAGGCGGGAGCCGAGTACGCCATCACGCAGCCAGTCTTTGATGTCGCCCAACTCGAGCACTTCCTGGCGCGGATGGACGAGCCGTGCCTCCCGATCATCGCCGGCATCTGGCCGCTAGTATCCGTGCGCAACGCGGAGTTCCTCGCCAATGAGGTGCCCGGGGTCGTGGTTCCCGATAGCGTGATCACGCGCATGCGACGGGCGAACGAGCGCTCACGTGAACACGCCGTGCAGGAAGGCATTGCCATCGCGCGTGAGATGTTCGAGGCCGTGCGAGGTGCCGTGCAGGGCGTGCAGGTGTCTGCACCGTTTGGCAAGGTGGAGTTGGCCCTGAGCGTGTGTGGTGGCTGA
- the metH gene encoding methionine synthase, producing the protein MGTSIQRYPLTAQDYGGTSLEGCNDHLVLTRPDVIREIHESFLAVGSDVVETCTFQSTPRRLEEWGLLGKAHEINVAAARIARVACDRFATPERPRFVAGSIGPTGMLPSSSDPALSQVTFAELASNYKAQAAALIEGGVDVLLVETAQDILEVKAAIAGFRELFLELGFRIPVQAQVTLDTSGRMLLGTDVASAMTTLEALPVDVIGLNCSTGPEHMREPVRHLASHSTRWLSVVPNAGLPLNTGTGDAVYPLEPEPMAVMLADFVREYGVRIVGGCCGTSPEHLRAINAAVDALGVRAYHSTASSVPPRHTVARASSAMRAITLHQDPPPLLVGERVNSQGSRKVKRLLLADDYEGILDVARDQADSGAHVLDICVALTERGDEAEQMAQVVKLLSMSVEQPLMIDSTEAGVIQAALEHTPGRAIINSINMENGRARIDSVVPLAIAHGAALVALTIDPVGMARTRERKLEVARAIHALVVDEYGMSPSDLIFDALTFTLATGDPEWIDSAKETIEGIRLIKRELPGVLTILGVSNVSFGLAPEARAVLNSVFLHHCVQAGLDAAIVNPAHVTPYAEITTDQRELADDLVFNRRPDALQRFIGAFDGSDASTATGAEKADPTEGMSPDERVHWMVLHRKKEGIEAALDAAGVREAPVRVLNEVLLPAMKVVGDKFGSGELILPFVLQSAEVMKRAVKHLEGFLEKAEGYTKGKVVLATVYGDVHDIGKSLVNTILSNNGYTVFDLGKQVPVNTIIEKAIEVDADAVGLSALLVSTSKQMPLCVQELDRRGLNIPVLIGGAAINRRFGRRALFVDGERPYAPGVFYCKDAFEGLETMDRLQDATRRGAFVAQVLDEARTDVFLHATVGKDKLGGSTDSGRSDVVTADVAKVPFFGTRVMRDIPLDEVFDLLDLDELFRLQWGARGSGEGYDATVRDEFVPTLARLQADARINGWLTPQAVYGYFPVRSEGNALVVYDPAAYESDGAALREIGRFTFPRQDGRDRLCLSDYFRDITSDEPDVLALQVVTVGQAATARFDALQADNQYSEAFYVHGLAVEAAEATAEWLHRRIRAESGLVAGRGKRYSWGYGACPDLDDHGLVFRLLPAEDALGMTLTSAFQLVPEQSTAAMIVFHPDAKYFAVRG; encoded by the coding sequence ATGGGGACCAGCATCCAGCGGTACCCCCTCACGGCGCAAGACTATGGTGGAACCAGCCTGGAAGGGTGCAACGACCACCTGGTGCTCACGCGACCCGACGTGATTCGCGAGATCCACGAGTCGTTCCTCGCGGTGGGGTCCGATGTGGTCGAGACATGCACCTTTCAGTCGACACCCCGCCGCCTGGAAGAGTGGGGGCTGCTGGGAAAGGCGCACGAGATCAATGTGGCAGCAGCCCGAATCGCGCGCGTCGCCTGCGACCGGTTTGCCACCCCGGAGCGGCCGCGATTCGTCGCGGGATCGATCGGTCCGACAGGGATGCTTCCGTCCAGCAGCGACCCCGCGCTGAGCCAGGTGACGTTCGCGGAACTTGCCAGTAACTACAAGGCGCAGGCGGCCGCCCTCATCGAAGGCGGCGTGGACGTGCTGTTGGTGGAGACGGCCCAGGACATCCTCGAGGTCAAGGCGGCGATTGCAGGGTTCCGCGAGCTGTTCCTGGAGCTCGGGTTCCGGATCCCCGTCCAGGCCCAGGTCACCCTGGACACGAGCGGCCGCATGCTGCTCGGCACCGACGTCGCGAGTGCCATGACCACGCTCGAGGCGTTGCCCGTCGATGTGATCGGGCTCAACTGCTCCACTGGCCCCGAGCACATGCGGGAACCGGTGCGTCACCTCGCCAGCCATTCCACGCGCTGGCTGTCCGTCGTACCTAATGCCGGCCTGCCGCTCAACACGGGGACCGGAGACGCGGTATATCCCCTGGAGCCGGAGCCCATGGCGGTGATGCTGGCCGATTTCGTCCGGGAGTATGGCGTCCGGATCGTCGGCGGTTGCTGCGGGACGTCCCCCGAACACCTGCGCGCCATCAACGCGGCGGTCGACGCCCTTGGCGTTAGGGCCTACCACAGTACAGCATCATCCGTTCCGCCGCGGCACACCGTCGCGCGCGCGTCCTCGGCGATGCGCGCCATCACCCTGCACCAGGATCCGCCCCCGCTCCTCGTGGGCGAACGGGTGAACTCCCAGGGCTCGCGGAAGGTGAAGCGCCTGCTCCTCGCCGACGACTACGAGGGGATCCTCGACGTGGCGCGCGATCAGGCGGACTCCGGGGCCCATGTCCTCGACATCTGCGTCGCCCTCACCGAACGCGGGGACGAAGCCGAGCAGATGGCGCAGGTGGTCAAGCTGCTCTCGATGAGCGTCGAGCAGCCCCTGATGATCGATTCGACCGAGGCCGGCGTGATCCAGGCCGCGCTTGAGCACACCCCGGGCCGCGCGATCATCAACTCCATCAACATGGAGAACGGCCGGGCGCGCATCGACAGTGTCGTCCCCCTGGCCATCGCCCACGGCGCCGCCCTCGTCGCCCTCACCATCGACCCGGTAGGCATGGCGCGCACGCGCGAGCGCAAGCTCGAAGTCGCTCGCGCGATCCACGCCCTTGTCGTCGACGAGTACGGCATGTCGCCGTCGGACCTCATCTTTGATGCCCTCACGTTCACTCTGGCCACCGGCGACCCCGAGTGGATCGACAGCGCGAAGGAAACCATCGAGGGGATCCGGCTGATCAAGCGCGAGTTGCCCGGGGTGCTCACGATCCTCGGCGTCTCGAACGTGAGTTTTGGCCTCGCCCCCGAGGCCCGCGCCGTCCTCAATTCCGTCTTCCTGCATCACTGCGTGCAGGCCGGGCTCGATGCCGCGATTGTCAACCCGGCGCACGTCACCCCCTACGCCGAGATCACGACCGACCAGCGCGAACTCGCCGACGACCTCGTCTTCAACCGGCGACCAGACGCCCTGCAGCGCTTCATTGGTGCCTTCGACGGGTCCGACGCCTCGACCGCCACCGGCGCGGAGAAGGCGGATCCCACAGAGGGCATGAGTCCGGACGAGCGCGTCCACTGGATGGTCCTCCATCGCAAGAAGGAGGGGATCGAGGCGGCGCTCGACGCGGCTGGTGTGCGCGAGGCCCCGGTGCGTGTGCTGAACGAAGTCCTGCTGCCCGCCATGAAAGTGGTTGGCGACAAGTTCGGCTCCGGTGAGTTGATCCTGCCCTTCGTACTCCAGAGCGCCGAGGTCATGAAACGCGCGGTCAAGCACCTCGAGGGCTTCCTGGAGAAGGCCGAGGGGTACACCAAGGGCAAGGTGGTCCTGGCCACGGTCTACGGCGACGTGCATGACATCGGGAAGTCGCTGGTCAACACCATCCTGTCCAACAACGGCTATACCGTGTTTGACCTGGGGAAGCAGGTCCCGGTCAACACGATCATCGAGAAAGCCATCGAGGTCGACGCCGACGCGGTCGGACTAAGCGCCCTGCTCGTCAGCACGTCCAAGCAAATGCCCCTCTGTGTGCAGGAACTCGACCGGCGCGGCCTGAACATCCCGGTGCTGATCGGCGGGGCGGCCATCAACCGCCGCTTTGGACGGCGGGCGTTGTTTGTGGACGGCGAGCGGCCCTATGCCCCCGGCGTCTTCTACTGCAAGGACGCGTTTGAGGGACTGGAGACGATGGACCGGCTCCAGGACGCCACGCGCCGCGGGGCGTTCGTGGCGCAGGTCCTCGACGAGGCCCGGACGGACGTCTTTCTCCACGCCACGGTTGGCAAGGACAAGCTTGGCGGCAGCACAGACTCCGGCCGCAGCGACGTCGTGACCGCGGACGTGGCGAAGGTGCCCTTCTTCGGCACGCGCGTGATGCGCGACATTCCGCTGGACGAGGTGTTCGACCTGCTGGACCTCGACGAGCTGTTCAGGCTCCAGTGGGGCGCCCGCGGCTCTGGTGAAGGCTACGACGCCACGGTCCGCGACGAATTTGTGCCGACCCTGGCTCGCCTGCAGGCCGATGCCCGGATAAACGGATGGCTGACGCCGCAAGCCGTGTATGGGTACTTCCCGGTGCGCAGCGAGGGCAACGCCTTGGTGGTCTACGACCCCGCCGCATACGAATCAGATGGCGCGGCGTTGCGCGAGATCGGTCGCTTCACCTTCCCGCGCCAGGACGGGCGGGACCGACTCTGCCTGTCCGACTACTTCCGCGATATCACGAGCGACGAGCCGGACGTGCTCGCGCTGCAGGTGGTAACGGTGGGTCAAGCGGCCACGGCGCGTTTTGATGCCCTGCAGGCAGACAACCAGTACAGCGAGGCCTTTTATGTCCACGGCCTCGCCGTGGAAGCCGCGGAGGCCACGGCCGAGTGGTTACACCGCCGCATCCGCGCCGAGTCCGGGCTGGTCGCCGGGCGTGGCAAGCGATACTCGTGGGGATATGGCGCCTGCCCCGACCTGGACGACCATGGGCTGGTCTTTCGCCTGCTGCCCGCCGAGGATGCGTTAGGCATGACGCTGACCTCGGCGTTCCAGCTCGTGCCCGAGCAGTCGACGGCGGCGATGATCGTCTTCCACCCGGACGCGAAATACTTCGCGGTGCGAGGCTGA
- a CDS encoding DUF167 domain-containing protein has translation MALTGGSSGTIRFAVHVQPRASRSEVLGRHGDALKVRLQAPPVDGAANDALVELLASALGVPRREIRLVAGQTARRKVVEVPEAAQSRVMALASG, from the coding sequence CTGGCGCTCACAGGGGGTTCCAGCGGGACCATCCGGTTCGCCGTGCACGTCCAGCCGCGCGCTTCCCGGAGCGAGGTGTTGGGGCGCCATGGGGATGCGCTGAAGGTTCGGTTGCAGGCCCCGCCGGTCGATGGCGCGGCCAACGATGCCTTGGTCGAGCTCCTCGCCAGCGCCCTCGGCGTTCCGCGCCGCGAGATCCGCCTCGTCGCGGGGCAGACGGCGCGCCGCAAGGTGGTCGAGGTGCCCGAGGCGGCCCAAAGCCGGGTGATGGCGCTCGCCTCAGGGTGA
- a CDS encoding YggT family protein, with translation MNQVLAGFDVVLALLRPAFFWAAIVVGILALLDWLVRTRRLSPFSPVARFVRDTVDPRFKPIERMVVRAGGNPTSAPWWALVFVVLGGLVVLSLLDFLRGQVAFAALAARGGAGGFAVVALRWSFQILRLALIVRVASTWFQVSPYSRWIRWAYSLSEPLLAPLRRIVPTLGMVDISPIVAFLVLNLLESLVFGALG, from the coding sequence ATGAACCAGGTGCTTGCGGGCTTCGACGTGGTGCTGGCGCTCCTCCGGCCGGCGTTCTTCTGGGCGGCGATCGTGGTCGGAATCCTGGCCCTGCTCGATTGGCTCGTCCGCACGCGGCGCCTGAGTCCCTTTTCGCCGGTCGCGCGCTTCGTGCGCGACACCGTGGACCCTCGCTTCAAGCCAATCGAACGGATGGTGGTTCGCGCAGGGGGCAATCCCACGTCGGCGCCGTGGTGGGCGTTGGTGTTCGTGGTGCTCGGCGGGTTGGTCGTGCTGTCCCTGCTCGATTTTCTGCGCGGGCAGGTGGCGTTCGCGGCGCTGGCCGCACGTGGCGGGGCTGGCGGCTTTGCCGTGGTCGCCCTGCGGTGGTCGTTCCAGATCCTGCGACTGGCGCTGATCGTTCGCGTGGCTTCCACCTGGTTTCAGGTGTCGCCGTACTCCCGGTGGATCCGGTGGGCCTACTCGCTCAGTGAGCCACTGCTCGCGCCGCTGCGGCGGATCGTGCCCACGTTAGGCATGGTGGATATCTCCCCGATTGTGGCCTTTCTGGTGCTCAACCTGCTCGAGTCCCTGGTCTTCGGCGCCCTCGGGTGA